In Aliivibrio fischeri, the sequence ACCAAATGATTCACTAGAGATCTTAGCCATTGATTTAATACCTTCAGAAAAATTTCTAGATGTATCAGATGGTGCAGTCTCTCTTAAGTTAAACGAACATTGGTGATGGTGCTTATCGCCATGCGTATCATAATAATGTGATTTCCACTCTGATGCTGTATAAATATTTTGTTGGTCACAAGAACGGCTAGAACCCTTATAATCAACATTCTCTCCACAACCATTATAATTACGACGGTTTGAATCTGCATCGATAGGGAAGAACATAGATAATCTAAATCTCTTTTACCTTGTGGGGCACCAAAGATCTGATAAATAATATAACCACTATCATAACCATAAGCCAATCTAGTATATTTTGAATCTTTACGTAGATAAGAAAACGATACGCCACCTGTATTTATTGCATTCGGACTTGGATTCCAAACATGATAATTACCCGGCTTATTACCTCGAAAGGTAATTCCCGAACATAAAAACGCCGGAGATCCATTACCACAATAATCTGGAGTTTCATTATAATCATTAGTTAATGCTGCAACTAACGAACTACCTTGCTGCTGTGTGATAACGCTATTACTACGACTTACCGCAGCATTATCATCGGAAACGTCATTTGCCAGCACAGACAAGCTAAGGGGTAGAACAAACCAACTGATCAATTTTATAAATTTCATAATATATTCCATATATTTAAGTTTTAATTAATGCACATCACTGCGATCAATACACGTTACGTAATCGGTGTACGTGTCATAACCGTCATCGCTATTACCGTTACTCAAATCAAGCCAGAAATGAGCATCGGGATCAGAACCTGATCCTGATACAGTAGACGACCAGTAATATGTATTGGTTGGCCATTGATATTTCCCCATATCACCATATTCATTCTGCAATGTTTTTAAGTCCCATATCGTTGGTAATGTCCATGATGAACTGCCACCAATACGTAAACCTTCACAAAATTGCTTTGCTGTGTCTGGATGATATTTAGGATATTTATAGCCGTTTTCATTGTTGTACCCATCATAATTATGATAAGAACCAACCTGATCTAATTGCTCAACATTGACTGGACAAGAAACTTTAGCGCCGCTTGATAACGTCACCATTCCACCATCGTTTGAGCAAGTAGGTGTATATTTATCATCATCTTCAGTGATAGCTAATGACGTTATACAACTTTGATTTCCTTCAATTTGCCCTGTACTTTTAGGGACAACACAGAACTCAATGTGTTGGCCAACAAGAGAGGCATCATTTTTTAAATTGAAAGTAGAAGAGAAATGCTCTGTTCCTTTATCTCGATATAATTCTTCGTGAGTTTCCACACAGTCCACGTGCGCAAACTGTTTTTTTCTTCTGCACCAGAATCAGCAGCAACATAAAGATAATCACCTTTTAATTTCTCGCCAATAACTGGAACATCAGGAGTTATTCGTAACGATGACACCGAAGGTAAACTCTCTTCCCCTGTCTTCCATGTCGTTATTTCATCACCACAACTAGGGTGATATGCAAGAAAATAAGATACGCTGTTATCAGGGGCTTGCGTGGAGTACAAATCAATAGGTATGCCATCGCAAGTCAATGTAATATCATCAACATTAGCTCCATTAGCCCAACTGTTTAAAATATTACTTCCTGCCCCAAGCCTTGGTGGTTTACAGCAGCAAATGCATTACCACTAGCAATGGTTTCACTAGCAGGAGCAACAAATGCATTTAAAGCATCAGGTGACAGCTCTGCACTTTGTAACGCATCAATATAATTCCCATCACTATCAAGTACCAAAGCACCTTCATTGGATGTTCTCGTCACTAAACGGGTATTTTCGCCATACGTTTTTTTGGTATATAGATTCCCCCATTGCACCAGTTTTCCGGTTGATACATCCGTGGCAATAAAGCTGCATCGAGTCGCACTTAACTGTGGACTTTTCATATTTGATAAGAAATCAGAAGTTGATGAATTTATCTTTCCTCCACAAGCATCATCCCCCCACGCATAGATAGTTGAATTAGAGATAACCGCAAAGGCTTTTTCTGTTGCTTGTATGCTCGAACTTCCAGAACTATTTAAAATCGAGGAAATATCACTAGGAATAGTGCCCGACTCTGAATTGTCTCCCCCCATGCAACGTATTTATTACTCTGTGTTTTAACTAGAAACGCATCTTTCGTAGCATAAATAGACTGTACAACTTCATTTTTTAAAGCCCTTTTAGCCTCTTTAGATATGGTTCCCCCAGCGGCACCATCACCCCACACTTTAATCTTTCCTGATTCTAAAAGCGCAACCCAAGCAATAGACTCTCCAATAGTACCTCCAGAGTGATAAATTGAGCGTATAATGTCGGAAGAAGTAATTGCATCAATCGTGTTCTCTGTTCCTGTCGACGGAGTATATTCAATAAGTGAACCATCGGTTTTCACTATCATGAATGATTCTGTTCCTGGGTAAACTGACCGGATATTTTCAATCGATTTTTCTTCACCGCGAGTAACACCATTTCCCCAAGCGACCCCATTTTTGGAGGTTGGGTTTACAGCGAGAAAGGCACTACCAGATGCATACATTTGGCTAGGTTTAATAAACGTTAATAATTCATCTAATGTACTTCCTACTTCTATTTCCCCCCAAACTGCGGATTACCAAATGCCATCACATTTTGATATTCACCCTTATCCTGTATGATAAAAGCACCTGCAGCGAGGTTAATCCCAGCAGTACCTGGTAATGGTTCACTATTATTAAAGCGATAATTATTTGTTTGATTAAACCAACTGTTATTCGCTTCACTTTGAGGGATTAACATTGGTTGTGCAGCCATCACTACTGGACTTAATACATTAGCCAATAGAAGTGCGATAATAGACTTTTTCATTATTATTCCTTTGTTATTATTTTATTACTCATTGAACACACCATCAGGAACAGAATTGCCCCACATCACGACAGCACTGCCTCCCCTAACATAAAACCCCCTGCAGTTTCCTCCTCGAACTCAGAAAACGTATTAAAACTACCAATTTGAGAAATATCAGAAAGATCATTAATAGCGCTACGTAAATTCAAATTAGAGTCATCAGAAGAAAGACACTGATGTCCATCAGGAATACAACCACCTTGGTTTACCCCTCCCCACGCATACACATCATCCATCGCCTTCATCAAAAAAGCGTGATTATTGCCAATGACATTAGCTATTGAGAAGGTAGGAATATTGCTTGGCAGTGCTCCGCCATATTTCTTATCTCCCCACACAAAAAGATGTGAGCTGTCGTATAAAGCAA encodes:
- a CDS encoding DUF823 domain-containing adhesin, with product METHEELYRDKGTEHFSSTFNLKNDASLVGQHIEFCVVPKSTGQIEGNQSCITSLAITEDDDKYTPTCSNDGGMVTLSSGAKVSCPVNVEQLDQVGSYHNYDGYNNENGYKYPKYHPDTAKQFCEGLRIGGSSSWTLPTIWDLKTLQNEYGDMGKYQWPTNTYYWSSTVSGSGSDPDAHFWLDLSNGNSDDGYDTYTDYVTCIDRSDVH